One part of the Raphanus sativus cultivar WK10039 chromosome 7, ASM80110v3, whole genome shotgun sequence genome encodes these proteins:
- the LOC108817363 gene encoding uncharacterized protein LOC108817363, which produces MKMFHTSVSTSTALILLLLAFCSSKNNVEGRQMAPASMDIASGKAVRDLQINKETKEESPRGEKDSFRRTPRRGSNPINNKNCPLKDVGGSRKQSTTEREP; this is translated from the exons ATGAAGATGTTCCATACATCGGTGTCAACTTCTACAGCTCTCATTCTGCTACTTCTAGCTTTTTGTAGCAGCAAGAATAATGTAGAGGGTCGGCAGATGGCGCCAGCTTCCATGGATATAGCTTCTGGTAAAGCTGTGAGAGATTTGCAGATAAACAAGGAGACAAAAGAAGAGTCTCCAAGAGGTGAAAAAGATAGCTTCCGGAGAACACCAAGGAGGGGCTCTAACCCTATAAACAACAA gAACTGTCCCCTCAAAGATGTAGGAGGGAGTAGAAAACAGAGCACCACAGAAAGAGAACCATAG
- the LOC108815388 gene encoding agamous-like MADS-box protein AGL15 — translation MEDGEASSTACFRFKEQKPMQNPKLTPKQRKETKQQNPKTTKGRQKIEIKEIKEENRRQVTFSKRRTGLFKKAAELSVLCGAQIGIITFSRCERIYAFGNVNTLIESYLRKTPVMLRSHYGGDVATGGADGDGKMWWEREVESVPEEEMDEYMKGLNVLRENLWARICEMGGDPTVQVNAQVCEDLLAPVNWKMTDENLTVRSDQGQAGYDGY, via the coding sequence ATGGAGGATGGAGAAGCATCATCCACCGCTTGCTTTCGTTTCAAGGAACAGAAGCCCATGCAAAACCCTAAGCTGACGCCGAAGCAACGAAAAGAGACAAAacaacaaaaccctaaaaccacCAAAGGTCGACAGAAGATAGAGATCAAGGAGATCAAAGAAGAGAATCGAAGGCAAGTGACGTTTTCAAAACGCCGAACCGGGCTTTTCAAAAAAGCGGCCGAGCTAAGCGTCCTCTGCGGCGCACAGATTGGTATCATAACGTTTTCACGTTGCGAAAGGATATACGCGTTCGGTAACGTGAACACACTCATCGAAAGTTACTTGCGTAAGACTCCGGTGATGCTAAGGTCTCATTACGGCGGCGATGTGGCAACCGGAGGGGCGGACGGAGATGGTAAGATGTGGTGGGAGAGGGAGGTGGAAAGCGTGCCGGAGGAAGAGATGGATGAGTACATGAAGGGGTTGAATGTTTTGAGGGAGAATTTGTGGGCAAGGATCTGCGAGATGGGTGGTGATCCAACGGTCCAGGTGAATGCTCAGGTATGTGAAGATCTGCTGGCTCCGGTTAACTGGAAAATGACGGATGAAAATCTGACAGTTAGGAGTGATCAAGGTCAAGCAGGTTACGATGGATATTAA